A single window of Coffea eugenioides isolate CCC68of chromosome 7, Ceug_1.0, whole genome shotgun sequence DNA harbors:
- the LOC113778204 gene encoding ion channel POLLUX-like, translating into MTTVTSNGGSNSSTPSPSSTPNLTSRPELPPVLKRSKTISEETRTPHFPGPLFPAVRRVSTSPPSSNNRTTSASSSEVSSATTVSSSSSVSDQAFNFADRDYVYPSFLGPYATRSRVAAKSAAHNSNSTERQVTGQFSARMPSNLNVDVGNRLDSVRSIAALPPAPRPAKLKSDPSKPKSMAKLKGEKDLNSLSVQVPVTSSSLSSSTTASSSSYSPRKPPGHTSSWVLNLLKLICTLPTPYAIYLQNKVGILQEEIGDLRRLCSTGSAVGSHSINLVELGNVFSFSFFGNTDSRKLALYMVACTLITPFLVYKYLDCTPPIKNPSKGTRDSNEEVPLKKRIAYMVDVCFSVYPYAKLLALLFATLFLIGFGGLAIYAVSDGSFTEALWLSWSFVADSGNHADMVGSGPRIVSVSISSGGMLIFAMMLGLVSDAISEKVDSLRKGKSEVIESNHILILGWSDKLGSLLKQLAIANKSIGGVVVVVLAERDKEEMEMDIAKLEFDFMGTSVICRSGSPLILADLKKVSVSKARAIIVLASNENADQSDARALRVVLSLAGVKEGLRGHVVVEMSDLDNEPLVKLVGGELIETVVAHDVIGRLMIQCALQPGLAQIWEDILGFENAEFYIKRWPQLDGLHFEDVLVSFPDAIPCGVKVAAEGGKIIINPEDKYVLKEGDEILVIAEDDDTYAPGPLPEVSRGLCPRMIEPPKYPEKILFCGWRRDIDDMIMVIV; encoded by the exons ATGACGACGGTGACGAGTAATGGAGGTTCGAATTCAAGTACTCCAAGCCCTAGCTCAACCCCAAATCTCACCAGTAGACCGGAGCTGCCACCGGTTCTCAAGAGATCGAAAACAATCTCGGAGGAGACGCGGACCCCACACTTCCCTGGCCCACTGTTCCCCGCTGTCCGTCGCGTCTCTACCTCCCCTCCCTCCTCAAACAACCGCACTACCTCCGCCTCCTCCTCCGAAGTTTCTAGCGCCACCACtgtctcctcctcctcctctgtCTCCGACCAGGCCTTCAATTTTGCGGATCGGGACTATGTGTACCCTTCATTTCTCGGTCCTTACGCTACTCGAAGCCGAGTTGCCGCAAAATCTGCTGCACACAATAGTAATAGCACTGAGCGGCAGGTGACGGGGCAATTTTCGGCTCGTATGCCGTCTAATTTGAATGTGGATGTTGGTAATAGACTGGACTCCGTCCGCAGTATTGCTGCCCTTCCTCCTGCTCCTCGGCCGGCGAAACTCAAGTCGGATCCTTCCAAGCCCAAATCCATGGCCAAGCTGAAAGGTGAAAAGGATCTGAATTCCTTGTCAGTTCAAGTACCGGTTACTTCGTCTTCGTTGTCATCTAGTACGACGGCTAGTTCCAGTTCTTACAGTCCTCGGAAACCTCCCGGACATACAAGTTCTTGGGTTCTTAATTTG CTTAAATTGATTTGTACATTGCCTACACCTTATGCAATCTACTTGCAAAATAAAGTGGGTATTCTTCAG GAAGAAATTGGTGATCTTCGTAGACTATGTAGCACTGGAAGTGCTGTTGGCAGTCACAGCATTAACCTTGTGGAGTTAGGAAATGTATTTTCATTTTCGTTTTTTGGTAACACTGACAGTAGAAAGCTTGCCCTTTATATGGTTGCGTGCACACTTATCACGCCATTTTTAGTGTACAAATATCTTGATTGCACTCCACCAATAAAGAACCCTTCAAAGGGGACAAGAGATAGCAATGAGGAGGTTCCACTGAAGAAGAGAATTGCTTATATGGTGGATGTTTGTTTCTCTGTCTATCCTTATGCAAAGCTACTTGCACTTCTTTTTGCCACACTATTTCTCATTGGATTTGGAGGCTTGGCAATATATGCTGTCAGTGATGGCAGCTTTACTGAAGCTCTTTGGCTCTCTTGGAGCTTCGTGGCAGACTCGGGAAATCATGCTGATATGGTTGGTTCTGGGCCACGGATTGTTTCAGTTTCTATTAGTTCAGGAGGCATGCTTATATTTGCCATGATGCTAGGGCTTGTTTCAGATGCTATTTCAGAAAAAGTGGATTCATTGCGTAAAGGCAAGAGTGAGGTTATTGAAAGCAACCATATACTTATTCTTGGATGGAGTGACAAACTG GGTTCCCTTCTGAAGCAATTAGCAATAGCAAATAAGAGCATAGGTggtgttgttgttgttgtactTGCAGAAAGAGACAAGGAGGAAATGGAGATGGACATAGCAAAGCTTGAATTTGACTTCATGGGTACATCAGTTATATGTAGAAGTGGCAGTCCTCTTATACTTGCTGACTTGAAAAAG GTTTCAGTCTCAAAGGCACGTGCAATCATTGTCTTGGCATCTAATGAGAATGCAGATCAG AGTGATGCACGTGCCTTGAGGGTTGTGCTTAGCCTTGCAGGAGTAAAAGAGGGATTGAGAGGTCACGTTGTCGTGGAAATGAGTGATCTTGATAACGAACCTCTAGTAAAGCTTGTTGGAGGAGAACTGATTGAAACAGTTGTAGCACATGATGTGATTGGTCGGTTGATGATACAGTGTGCTCTCCAACCTGGCCTTGCACAG ATATGGGAAGACATTTTGGGGTTTGAAAATGCAGAATTTTATATCAAAAGGTGGCCTCAACTGGATGGTTTACATTTCGAAGATGTGTTGGTATCATTTCCTGATGCAATTCCTTGTGGAGTCAAGGTTGCTGCAGAGGGTGGCAAGATAATCATTAATCCTGAAGATAAATATGTTCTAAAAGAAGGTGATGAGATTCTTGTCATAGCCGAGGATGATGACACCTATGCCCCAGGTCCCTTACCAGAG GTAAGTCGGGgcctttgtcctagaatgattgAACCTCCAAAATATCCGGAGAAAATACTTTTTTGTGGCTGGCGGCGTGACATAGATGATATGATTATGGTAATTGTATGA